The following are from one region of the Etheostoma spectabile isolate EspeVRDwgs_2016 chromosome 15, UIUC_Espe_1.0, whole genome shotgun sequence genome:
- the tmed1a gene encoding transmembrane emp24 domain-containing protein 1a: MHCEWRMISVSAELCLLACLILTVDLTLGLGPKKDMEFTFLLSAGSTECFYQTTAKNDSMEVEYQVIAGSGLDVGFALISPNGYRLVSDFRRSDGIHMVDLTEGGDYRLCFDNSFSKLSKKMVFFEVVINGQSSAGGGQNEWADVATTDSMLEYKLEDIRTRMDSVYERLERSRQVLTVLRTFEAKDRYLLEDNLWQVSFWSCLNLLVMLTVAVTQIYTLQRLFDDTKRVCT, encoded by the exons ATGCACTGTGAGTGGAGGATGATAAGTGTGTCGGCTGAGCTCTGTTTGCTGGCATGTTTAATTCTGACTGTGGACTTGACTTTGGGTTTGGGGCCAAAGAAAGACATGGAGTTTACATTTCTATTATCTGCTGGCAGCACAGAGTGTTTTTACCAAACTACAGCAAAGAACGACAGCATGGAAGTTGAATACCAG GTGATAGCTGGGTCAGGTCTGGATGTTGGCTTTGCCCTCATTTCACCCAACGGATACCGGCTGGTCTCTGACTTCAGAAGATCTGATGGTATTCACAT GGTGGATCTCACAGAGGGTGGAGACTACCGGTTGTGTTTTGACAACAGCTTTAGTAAACTCTCAAAGAAGATGGTGTTCTTTGAGGTGGTTATAAATGGTCAGAGCAGTGCAGGTGGAGGCCAAAATGAGTGGGCGGATGTGGCCACAACAGATAGCATGTTGGAGTATAAACTGGAGGACATCAGG ACGAGGATGGACTCTGTGTACGAGCGCCTGGAGAGGAGCCGTCAGGTCCTCACTGTGCTGCGGACCTTTGAGGCAAAGGACCGCTACCTTCTGGAGGACAACCTGTGGCAGGTGTCCTTTTGGTCCTGCCTCAACCTGCTTGTCATGCTCACCGTCGCTGTCACTCAAATCTACACCCTTCAACGCCTCTTTGATGACACAAAGCGGGTCTGCACATAG